Within the Pseudomonas putida genome, the region CCTGGCCGCGTTCCAGTTCAACAACGTGCGCCTGATGCTGCTGTCGGGCATCGGCAAACCCTATGACCCGATCAAGAACGAAGGGGTCGTGGGGCGCAACTTCGCCTACCAGAATATGGGCACGGTGAAAGCGTTCTTCGACAAGGACACCTACACCAACAACTTCATCGGCGCTGGCGGTAACGGTGTGGCGATCGACGACTTCAACGCCGACAACTTCGACCATGGGCCGCACGGTTTCGTCGGCGGCTCGCCGATGTGGGTCAACCAGGCCGGCAGCCGGCCGATTGCCGGTGTTGCCAACCCACCGGGCACGCCCGCGTGGGGCAGTGCCTGGAAGAAGGCCACGGCCGATTACTACACCCACCAGGTGTCGATGGACGCCCACGGCGCGCACCAGTCTTACCGTGGCAACTACCTGGACCTCGACCCGACCTACCGTGACGCCTATGGCCAGCCGCTGCTGCGCATGACCTTCGACTGGCAGGAAAACGACATCAAGATGAATCAGTTCATGGTCGACAAGCTAAGCAAGATCGCCCAGGCGATGAACCCGAAAACGATCGCTGTGCTCGGCAAGAAGGTCCAGGAGCACTTCAATACCGCCAACTATCAGACCACCCACCTCAACGGCGGCGCGATCATGGGCACCGACCCCAAAACCAGTGCCCTGAACCGCTACCTGCAAAGCTGGGACGTGCACAACGTGTTCGTCCCGGGGGCTTCGGCGTTCCCCCAAGGCCTGGGTTACAACCCCACCGGCCTGGTGGCGGCACTGACCTACTGGTCGGCGCGGGCCATCCGCGAGCAGTACCTGAAAAACCCCGGCCCGCTGGTTCAGGCGTGAGGAGCGATGGCATGAAACGACTGTTGATCGCGACCCTGCTGTTGGGCACGGGCCTGGCTGCCCAGGCTGAGGAAGCCACCGATGCACTGGTGAAGAAGGGCGAGTACCTGGCCCGTGCCGGTGACTGCGTGGCCTGCCATACCGCCAAGGGCGGCAAGCCTTTTGCCGGTGGGCTGCCGATGCAAACCCCTATCGGCACCGTGTACTCCACCAACATCACCCCGGATGTCACCGGCATCGGCCAGTACAGTTTCGAAGATTTCGACCTGGCCGTGCGCAAGGGCGTGGCCAAGGACGGCAGCACGCTGTACCCGGCCATGCCGTACCCGTCCTATGCGCGGGTCACGGACGAGGACATGCGCGCGCTGTACGCCTACTTCATGCAAGGCGTGCAACCGGTGGCGCAGCCGAACAAGGCCACCGACATCCCTTGGCCCTTGAGCATGCGTTGGCCGCTGGCGATCTGGCGGGGCATGTTCGCGCCAGAGGTGAAAGCCTGGCAAGCGCCGGCCGGCGCAGACCCGGTGGTCAGCCGGGGTGCCTACCTGGTGGAGGGGCTGGGCCATTGCGGCGCGTGCCATACACCGCGTGCCCTGACCATGCAGGAAAAGGCCCTAAGCCCCGCCGATGGCGAGCAGTTCCTTGCCGGCAGCGCGCCGTTGGAAGGCTGGATCGCCAAGAACTTGCGCGGTGACCACAAGGACGGGCTGGGCAGCTGGAGCGAGGAGCAGCTGGTGCAGTTTCTGAAAACCGGCCGCAGTGACCGCAGTGCCGTTTTCGGCGGCATGAGCGATGTGGTCGAACACAGCATGCAGCACTTGAGCGATGGCGACCTGACGGCCATTGCCCGCTACCTCAAGACGCTGCCGGCAAGCGACCCGGACGACCAGCCGCATGTGTATGACAAGCAAGTGGCACAGGCTTTGTGGAATGGCGATGACAGCAAGCCGGGTGCGGCGGTGTACATCGACAACTGCGCCGCCTGCCACCGCACCGATGGCCAGGGGTATACCCGGGTGTTCCCGGCGCTGGCCGGCAATCCGGTGGTACAGACGGCCGATGCCACCTCGC harbors:
- a CDS encoding cytochrome c; protein product: MKRLLIATLLLGTGLAAQAEEATDALVKKGEYLARAGDCVACHTAKGGKPFAGGLPMQTPIGTVYSTNITPDVTGIGQYSFEDFDLAVRKGVAKDGSTLYPAMPYPSYARVTDEDMRALYAYFMQGVQPVAQPNKATDIPWPLSMRWPLAIWRGMFAPEVKAWQAPAGADPVVSRGAYLVEGLGHCGACHTPRALTMQEKALSPADGEQFLAGSAPLEGWIAKNLRGDHKDGLGSWSEEQLVQFLKTGRSDRSAVFGGMSDVVEHSMQHLSDGDLTAIARYLKTLPASDPDDQPHVYDKQVAQALWNGDDSKPGAAVYIDNCAACHRTDGQGYTRVFPALAGNPVVQTADATSLIHVVLEGGTVPATHTAPSNLTMPAFGWRLSDQEVAEVVNFIRTSWGNQGSAVSASDVKAIR